A stretch of Scheffersomyces stipitis CBS 6054 chromosome 2, complete sequence DNA encodes these proteins:
- the COR1 gene encoding ubiquinol-cytochrome c reductase core subunit 1 (go_funtion metalloendopeptidase activity~go_process proteolysis and peptidolysis): protein MIRGSALRTSAKSLTARRLLSTANGQTKYTTLSNGVTIASETNTNAATATVGLYYGAGSRSEHPYNNGVSALTASILGSGLQDGVLLSSESTKETNGILATTTNANIASAGKLIAQIASNPVQILEKSDFAAAKNKLAAAADAVEADPNAKVLEHLNASAFQGYSLGLPTLGTSESVQDLELQDAVRSLEKHLVASNTVIAAAGNFDHEALVAAVEANLTLTQGLKPQEKPASFLGSEVRMRDDTLPKAYVAIAAQGEAFNSPAYYVAKVAAAIFGDFDHHSAFAAYTSPKLASIVQEYHIADKYTHFSTSYSDTGLWGFASEISNIEAIDDFTHFTLKEWNRLSVSISNAEVARGKAAVKTALLRQLNSTPAVVSDIATKVLLAGYRSSVKEALEKIDAIQTKDVKAWAQATLWDKDIVISGTGQIEDLLDYNRNRNEMAALRW, encoded by the coding sequence ATGATCCGTGGCTCAGCCCTCCGTACCTCCGCCAAGTCCTTGACTGCTCGCCGTTTGTTGTCCACCGCAAATGGCCAGACCAAGTACACTACTCTCTCTAACGGTGTTACTATTGCTTCTGAGACAAACACCAACGCTGCCACTGCCACCGTAGGGTTATACTACGGTGCTGGTTCGCGTTCTGAACATCCATACAACAACGGTGTTTCAGCATTGACTGCTTCGATTTTGGGCTCGGGCTTACAGGATGGTGttttactttcttctgagTCTACCAAGGAAACCAATGGTATCTTAgccaccaccaccaacgCCAACATCGCCAGTGCCGGAAAGCTCATTGCTCAAATCGCCTCTAACCCTGTTCagattttggagaagtccGACTTTGCTGCTgccaagaacaagttggctgctgctgccgaCGCTGTAGAAGCTGATCCTAACGCTAAAGTGTTGGAACACTTGAATGCTTCTGCTTTCCAGGGTTACTCGCTTGGATTGCCAACTTTGGGTACTTCTGAATCCGTTCAAGACTTGGAGCTCCAAGACGCCGTTCGTTCGTTGGAAAAGCACTTGGTAGCCTCCAACACCGtcattgctgctgctggtaacTTTGACCACGAAGCTCttgttgctgctgtggAAGCCAACTTGACCTTGACCCAAGGCTTGAAGCCACAAGAGAAGCCAGCTTCGTTTTTGGGATCTGAAGTCAGAATGAGAGACGACACCTTGCCAAAGGCTTACGTCGCTATTGCTGCCCAAGGTGAAGCCTTCAACTCGCCAGCCTACTACGTAGCCAAGGTCGCTGCTGCCATCTTTGGTGACTTCGACCACCACTCTGCTTTTGCCGCATACACCAGTCCTAAGCTCGCATCCATTGTACAAGAATACCACATCGCCGACAAGTACACCCACTTCTCCACCTCGTACTCTGACACTGGTTTGTGGGGTTTTGCCTCGGAAATCTCTAACATCGAGGCCATCGACGACTTCACCCACTTTACGTTGAAGGAATGGAACAGATTGTCTGTTTCCATCTCCAACGCTGAAGTTGCCCGTGGTAAGGCTGCTGTCAAGACTGCCTTGTTGAGACAATTGAACTCGACCCCAGCTGTAGTATCTGACATCGCTACCAAGGTATTGTTGGCTGGCTACAGATCCTCGGTCAAGGAAGCTCTCGAAAAGATTGATGCCATCCAAACCAAGGACGTCAAGGCATGGGCCCAGGCTACCTTGTGGGACAAGGACATTGTCATCTCCGGAACTGGTCAAATCGAAGACTTGCTCGACtacaacagaaacagaaacgAGATGGCCGCTTTGAGATGGTAA
- a CDS encoding predicted protein, producing the protein SSSSPINRKENLSPNHFKYYTNHLNKTQFNLILINCSINLMKTLYKDSVDEKDLRFFIIEVLRRSKTSIQSLQLACYYMFKLVKDEKDVASDVHLKDYKKLFLGLVILSSKFNQDCNYSFKTWLKICGIKEDDQKSNLKTLREVEIKCLGLLNYELYLNGLAYENWCNILIIYGYDFISYQIVNSRNHDENEIHWESNDASISNKLKKWKGFFGQLSINNLSVVKINFNNYYANQMDRKIFIDAKKAPVSLFSSGSRK; encoded by the coding sequence TCCTCGTCTTCTCCTATCAACAGAAAGGAAAACTTGTCTCCAAATCATTTCAAGTACTATACCAACCACTTGAACAAGACACAATTCAACCTTATCTTGATTAATTGTTCAATCAACTTAATGAAGACTTTATATAAGGACTCTGTCGACGAGAAAGACTTGCGATTCTTCATTATTGAAGTCTTGAGAAGATCAAAGACTTCTATCCAGtctttgcaattggcaTGTTATTACATGTTTAAACTTGTAAAGGACGAGAAAGATGTCGCATCTGATGTCCATTTAAAAGATTACAAAAAATTATTCTTGGGTTTGGtcattctttctctgaaatTCAACCAGGATTGCAATTATTCGTTCAAAACTTGGTTAAAGATCTGTGGCATCAAGGAAGACGATCAAAAGAGTAATTTGAAGACTCTTAGAGAAGTCGAAATTAAGTGCTTAGGCTTGTTGAACTACGAGCTTTACCTCAACGGTTTGGCATACGAAAACTGGTGCAACATTCTCATCATATATGGCTATGACTTTATCAGTTACCAAATTGTCAACAGCCGCAACCATGACGAGAATGAAATTCACTGGGAATCCAACGATGCttccatttccaacaagttgaaaaaatgGAAGGGATTCTTTGGTCAACTTtccatcaacaatttgagTGTTGTTaaaatcaatttcaacaactaTTATGCAAATCAGATGGATAGGAAGATCTTCATTGATGCCAAGAAGGCACCTGTgtctctcttttcttctggatctagaaag
- a CDS encoding predicted protein, giving the protein MADLETVLITVAAALAINYLYNQYIHATKDVNELYLNEQSTVDSTRLANESAIYKSNKIAYANGLRIGLDIRYDHYKLRHGNLCDVWEIITKYASKSRGSGITIDNEFQPIIQLNYKISQFSRYLTSNKVKVVRINLNRFIDNFDILIAVISAMVNQITIELYDDHANLQDTDEGLFIRPPEVHSTLNEFVNEYTYEKDKGIALKITRKLNSSVLSTVEFTQLNIISSLASTIKHLPLSKEINHDDKIVVVQSSKRSNDAITNQLNKILLSFITTAQLVVLTENSSLSWNNILSHEPTILALNEKELQDLSLEKLKSGLNLNWYKKFVANQTLVYVNNGITNPRIFSPAQLNEFRCYLSSRLVMEFGYYNIIGPIILTDFYDYRYFSIASVKSWGCISQSLELKLTEVSDKSEGKLSVRGYSIGKSTNKVVNRSDQIEQNKNIMKANDGFMPLINVRGRWGNDGCLYIV; this is encoded by the exons ATGGCCGATTTGGAGACCGTTCTCATCACGGTGGCTGCGGCTCTCGCCATCAACTACCTCTACAACCAGTACATCCATGCAACAAAAGATGTAAACGAGCTCTATCTTAACGAACAGTCGACAGTTGACTCTACCAGGCTTGCTAATGAATCAGCCATCTACAAGTCCAATAAAATCGCGTATGCAAACGGCCTCCGCATAGGCTTGGACATTCGCTACGACCACTACAAACTTCGCCACGGCAACCTTTGCGACGTCTGGGAAATCATCACCAAATACGCATCGAAACTGCGTGGTTCAGGCATCACCATCGATAACGAGTTCCAACCTATCATCCAGTTGAACTACAAGATTTCCCAATTCAGTCGCTACTTAACCTCTAATAAGGTGAAGGTTGTACGCATCAATTTGAATCGCTTCATCGACAACTTCGATATCTTGATAGCAGTCATCAGCGCCATGGTGAACCAGATAACTATCGAACTCTATGATGACCATGCTAATTTACAGGATACTGATGAAGGATTGTTCATT CGACCTCCAGAAGTTCACTCCACA CTTAACGAATTTGTCAACGAATACACCTACGAAAAAGACAAGGGAATCGCATTGAAGATCACAAGAAAGTTGAACAGTTCTGTGCTTTCAACTGTCGAGTTCACTCAATTGAACATCATCAGTTCCTTGGCATCGACTATTAAACACTTGCCCTTGTCCAAGGAAATCAACCACGATGACAAGATTGTTGTAGTACAATCATCTAAACGATCTAACGATGCCATTACAAACCAATTGAATAAGATATTACTCAGTTTCATCACAACTGCTCAATTGGTGGTATTGACTGAAAATTCCTCGTTATCCTGGAACAATATCCTCTCACACGAGCCTACTATTCTTGCTCTCAACGAAAAGGAACTCCAAGACCTATCgcttgaaaagttgaaactGGGATTAAATTTGAATTGGTACAAAAAGTTCGTTGCAAACCAAac ATTGGTATATGTAAATAATGGAATTACCAATCCTCGTATATTCTCTCCTGCTCAATTGAACGAGTTTAGATGCTATCTTTCTTCGCGATTGGTGATGGAATTCGGGTACTATAACATTATCGGCCCAATTATCCTTACAGACTTCTACGACTATAGGTATTTCCTGATAGCAAGCGTAAAGTCTTGGGGATGTATATCGCAGTCATTGGAACTTAAGCTCACAGAGGTATCAGACAAGAGTGAAGGAAAGTTGAGCGTTAGAGGCTACTCAATAGGCAAGTCAACTAACAAGGTTGTCAATAGATCCGACCAGATCGAGCAGAATAAAAATATAATGAAAGCTAATGATGGTTTTATGCCCTTAATTAATGTTAGAGGCAGATGGGGTAATGACGGATGCTTGTACATAGTTTAA
- a CDS encoding component of Pab1p-stimulated poly(A) ribonuclease has product MNLNLDSAKDTLCKNILIYGYCKFENKGCAFSHHKPNVGQPPVSASSSSGYSGNSSPAEAKRKFNLNTPSFQPSNVQNITSKFAALSPKVKEIPVFVPSGGSGGAANTPNNGADANELLSQKKFNASTPSFMPAGFGSEYPSSPNTSGAGQPPNPYLTGNGHPASMAQSSGADVYYQQQAASYPLQYHLYAPAPPPRLTIPLPPHETNANSMFIPNDLRETLQKKNEATLQTLPRSNLPEHINIYHSLVPIDKSYDPKSKVWDVPSSLYKVFSSVDGNPYALRKIELNFPIINEAPFKTIKKWRSVKNANVTQLQEAFTSMAFGKSCLVVVYDYFPNSSTLIDHHKRIGTRTEPITEDLLWNYLVQLVNALMAIHAKGLAARSALDLTKIIVTNKNRIRLSNLAISDILNFEKDEEEISKSNRYFQGLQREDIKKLGRILLSLSTLTIPNTLRNNDTGELLRHLKTSSTISFSDEFIQVLTVLNEDTVEFDLDRFSQRYLTTRLFSTINNLEDSTDFMESQITTELENARLFRLLTKLNFIIDRPEAKDWTENSNKYIIKLFRDYIFFQHDEYGKPVVDLSRVLTNLNKLDAGIDEKFLLVSRDEKNCIIVSYKEIRDTIDSVFRNLTRD; this is encoded by the exons ATGAATCTCAATTTGGACAGCGCGAAGGACACGCTCTGCAAGAACATCCTTATCTACGGGTACTGCAAGTTCGAGAACAAGGGATGCGCATTTAGTCACCACAAGCC CAATGTTGGCCAGCCTCCTGTATCCGCCAGTTCGTCTTCTGGTTATTCTGGAAACAGCTCTCCTGCTGAGGCCAAACGTaaattcaacttgaacacACCTTCTTTTCAACCGTCAAACGTCCAAAACATCACCAGCAAGTTTGCAGCGTTGTCTCCCAAAGTCAAGGAGATACCAGTATTTGTTCCTTCTGGTGGATCAG GAGGAGCAGCAAATACTCCAAATAATGGAGCTGATGCCAACGAGTTACTTTcccagaagaaattcaatGCTCTGACGCCGTCGTTTATGCCTGCGGGCTTTGGTTCCGAGTATCCTTCTAGTCCCAATACTTCTGGTGCGGGACAGCCTCCTAACCCGTATTTGACTGGAAACGGCCACCCAGCATCTATGGCCCAGTCTTCTGGTGCTGACGTCTACTACCAGCAACAGGCAGCTTCGTATCCATTGCAGTACCATCTCTATGCGCCAGCTCCTCCACCTCGTTTGACAATTCCGTTGCCTCCACATGAAACTAACGCCAATCTGATGTTTATTCCAAACGATTTACGTGAAAcattgcagaagaagaacgaaGCCACGCTCCAGACGTTGCCTCGTTCCAATTTGCCGGAACATATCAACATCTACCACTCGTTGGTTCCCATAGACAAGAGCTACGACCCCAAGTCCAAGGTGTGGGACGTGCCTTCATCGCTCTATAAGGTATTTTCCAGTGTAGATGGCAACCCGTATGCCTTGCGTAAAATCGAACTCAACTTCCCCATAATCAACGAGGCTCCGTTCAAGACGATCAAGAAGTGGAGATCAGTCAAAAATGCCAATGTTACTCAGTTACAAGAAGCTTTCACCAGTATGGCGTTCGGCAAGTCGTGTTTGGTGGTTGTGTACGATTACTTCCCTAATTCTAGTACGTTGATCGACCACCACAAACGAATCGGTACACGTACTGAACCCATAACTGAAGACTTATTATGGAACTATCTCGTACAATTAGTCAACGCGTTGATGGCCATCCACGCCAAGGGATTGGCTGCTAGATCGGCGTTGGACTTGACCAAGATCATTGttaccaacaagaacagaatCAGATTATCCAACTTGGCTATCAGCGACATCTTAAACTTCGAgaaagacgaagaagaaatctccAAGTCAAACCGATACTTCCAGGGTTTACAGAGAGAAGACATCAAAAAATTGGGAAGGATTTTGTTATCCTTGAGTACCTTGACGATTCCGAACACTTTGAGAAACAATGATACTGGTGAACTCTTGCGTCACTTGAAAACTTCGTCGACCATCAGCTTCAGTGACGAGTTTATTCAGGTGTTGACGGTTTTGAACGAAGATACCGTTGAGTTTGATCTTGACAGATTCAGCCAAAGATACTTGACCACGAGATTATTCAGCACAATAAATAATTTGGAAGATTCGACCGATTTCATGGAGTCGCAGATCACTACGGAGTTGGAAAACGCCCGCTTGTTCAGATTACTTACCAAGTTAAACTTCATCATAGATAGACCCGAGGCTAAGGACTGGACGGAAAACAGCAATAAGTacatcatcaagttgttccGCGATTACATCTTTTTTCAGCACGACGAGTATGGCAAGCCGGTAGTGGACTTGTCGCGGGTGTTGAcgaacttgaacaagttggacGCTGGGATAGACGAGAAGTTTTTGTTGGTCAGTAGAGACGAGAAGAACTGTATAATTGTGAGTTATAAGGAAATCAGGGACACTATCGACTCGGTGTTTAGGAACCTTACAAGGGATTAG
- a CDS encoding mitochondrial 37S ribosomal protein RSM7 (go_component intracellular; ribosome~go_funtion structural constituent of ribosome~go_process protein biosynthesis), which produces MNKDSITESDVDEWLSAVKNLKNGKSMAETEQEVYLSQLAHPEPFLEDKFEPTEEQLAEVAAYAGKGVPLKSDPTVDNLINLIMRHGKKATAQRTVSRALYIIQLKTRKDPVETLKETLDKLGPLVTTRVVQTGTAKNKVVPVPLNQRQRNRFAITWILDGCKKKKSPDLAVRLAEEIIAAYEGKSSGYDRKAQMHKLAMQQRAYITL; this is translated from the coding sequence ATGAACAAAGACAGCATAACCGAATCAGATGTAGATGAATGGTTGAGTGCcgtcaagaacttgaaaaatggaaagagTATGGCTGAAACTGAACAAGAAGTGTACCTTTCCCAGTTAGCCCATCCTGAACCATTCTTAGAGGACAAGTTTGAGCCTACTGAAGAACAGTTGGCTGAAGTAGCAGCCTATGCCGGCAAGGGGGTACCATTGAAGTCAGACCCTACAGtggacaacttgatcaatCTCATTATGAGACATGGCAAGAAGGCCACGGCTCAGAGAACCGTGTCGAGAGCATTATACATAATACagttgaagacaagaaaggACCCTGTGGAAACCTTGAAGGAAAccttggacaagttggGGCCCTTGGTTACTACCAGAGTGGTCCAAACAGGTACAGCCAAAAACAAGGTTGTTCCCGTGCCGTTGAACCAGAGACAAAGGAACAGATTCGCCATCACCTGGATCTTGGATGGGtgtaagaagaagaagtcaccTGATTTGGCTGTGAGATtggctgaagaaatcatcgCTGCTTATGAAGGAAAGTCTTCTGGCTATGATAGAAAGGCACAGATGCACAAGTTGGCCATGCAACAAAGAGCCTACATCACCTTGTAA
- a CDS encoding guanine nucleotide-binding protein alpha subunit (go_funtion signal transducer activity~go_process G-protein coupled receptor protein signaling pathway) produces the protein MGCAASVPENEEKDPFLHDKRINDAIEQNLQLNKQNEKNQVKLLLLGAGESGKSTVLKQMKLLHKGGFTQQERIQYSQVIWCDVVQSMKILIVQARKLGIALDCDQENSPLIPYKQIVLRANALEQIDTGAAGGAHFMNDYVLKYSEVQKNKRRMNSTGVANISYWDDPPVKSDHESDNVNVVYNSTNPTPNSTYSREQIADAIHKLWTSDPGIHNCYERSNEFQFEASAEYYFENVYKFADPDYYCTDTDILKGRIKTTGITETNFNINSFKFKVLDAGGQRSERRKWIHCFDNITAVLFVLAISEYDQMLFEDERVNRLHESIVLFDSLCNSKWFANTPFILFLNKTDIFEKKIQRSPLKQYYPEYNGKPQDSAEAMKFFETNFLKLNRTNKPIYVHRTCATDSKSMKFVLSAVTDVIVQQNLKKSGIM, from the coding sequence ATGGGCTGCGCAGCTAGTGTTCCAGAAAACGAGGAAAAGgatccttttcttcacgATAAACGCATCAATGATGCCATCGAACAGAATCTCCAGCTCAATAAGCAGAATGAGAAAAACCAAGTCAAGCTCTTGCTTCTCGGGGCAGGAGAAAGTGGAAAATCTACAGTGCTAAAGCAGATGAAACTTCTACATAAGGGGGGATTCACACAGCAGGAACGAATCCAGTACTCCCAGGTTATCTGGTGTGACGTTGTTCAATCCATGAAGATCCTTATAGTCCAAGCCCGAAAGCTTGGAATCGCACTCGATTGCGATCAAGAAAACAGTCCTCTAATTCCATATAAGCAGATTGTTCTTCGAGCGAATGCCTTGGAACAAATTGATACAGGCGCAGCAGGAGGAGCACACTTCATGAACGACTATGTGTTGAAGTACAGTGAAGTGCAAAAAAACAAGCGCAGAATGAACAGCACGGGTGTAGCCAACATCTCATACTGGGACGATCCTCCTGTTAAATCAGATCATGAAAGTGATAATGTCAACGTCGTCTACAACAGCACAAACCCAACTCCAAATAGCACCTATTCGAGAGAGCAAATCGCTGATGCTATTCATAAGTTGTGGACGTCCGATCCCGGAATCCATAATTGTTACGAACGGTCCAACGagtttcaatttgaagcCAGTGCTGAGTACTACTTTGAGAATGTTTACAAGTTTGCTGACCCTGATTACTACTGTACTGATACTGATATCTTGAAGGGCCGTATAAAGACCACAGGAATCACCGAgacaaacttcaacatcaactcattcaagttcaaggtGTTGGATGCTGGAGGACAACGTTCAGAACGTAGAAAATGGATACATTGCTTTGACAATATCACTGCAGTTTTATTCGTGCTCGCCATCTCAGAATACGACCAGATGTTGTTTGAAGATGAGAGAGTCAACCGGTTGCACGAGTCGATTGTGTTATTCGACTCGTTGTGTAATTCCAAGTGGTTTGCCAATACCCCCTTTATTCTCTTTCTTAACAAAACCGATATATTCGAAAAAAAGATCCAACGATCGCCGTTGAAGCAGTACTATCCCGAGTACAACGGCAAGCCCCAAGACTCGGCTGAGGCTatgaagttctttgaaaccaacttcttgaaacttAACCGAACAAATAAACCCATCTATGTGCATCGCACCTGTGCCACAGACTCCAAGTCAATGAAGTTTGTATTATCGGCCGTAACCGATGTGATTGTGCAGCAGAATCTCAAGAAGAGCGGAATCATGTAG
- a CDS encoding protein that affects bud emergence, intrachromosomal recombination, and nuclear division (go_funtion hydrolase activity) — translation MVRLFVPKFRSIHHLLLLLVLGWIVTFLVHERLVPYLTIGRCKWPQVSPSHLPNKDVVQDDELDGQLLHSDQDQDSRSSDDVTNVLLIADPQLIDNHTYPGRNEWLLKLSQHTVDVYLKRNYKNMIRQLKPDYVFFLGDYLDNARDSRKKYYLNELKRFNSIFYDKTTTSANYKKDTNWFVNVPGNHDIGFSDLVNLKARKRFIKNFGNPNSITTINNVDFISLDSLSLSSSESQINAPAKEFVNSNYGSNIVKTNPRVLLTHVPLYRDPSLSCGSLRESTVFDVEGKGYQYKSTIDKSISADLLEKIEPDIIFTGDDHDYCDIVHPETKSREITVKSISMAMGIRYPAVQMLSFTNSEKEDHDGTDFKYNTNICYAQTPYVNVAHYVTFAVISGLLILWWNIKQRSARLRYSSILPINADTVSIELTTNSSKIQNFLREQDEEDLNTPPASAHSEGSHSLPTVKPLNIPLYTFTGTQSGFFDSSRIGQFVAAPFRRMAAFSRNWNLVPFFKHSLFMALVVISIYYVGFCMTL, via the coding sequence ATGGTGCGCCTCTTTGTTCCCAAGTTCAGGAGCATACACCATCTCTTGCTCCTACTAGTGTTGGGGTGGATCGTGACATTTCTCGTCCACGAACGGCTTGTGCCCTATCTAACCATAGGTAGATGCAAATGGCCACAGGTGTCCCCCTCTCATTTACCCAATAAGGATGTAGTTCAGGACGACGAGCTAGACGGGCAGCTTCTACATTCAGATCAAGACCAGGACTCGCGCTCGTCAGATGATGTCACTAACGTGTTGTTGATCGCAGATCCACAACTAATCGATAACCACACCTACCCTGGCCGAAACGAGTGGCTCCTCAAGCTTTCACAACACACAGTAGATGTCTACTTGAAACGCAACTACAAAAACATGATTCGCCAACTAAAGCCGGATTACGTCTTCTTCCTAGGTGACTACTTGGACAACGCCCGTGACTCTAGGAAAAAGTACTATCTCAACGAACTCAAACGGTTCAACTCTATCTTCTACGATAAAACCACTACATCTGCAAACTACAAGAAGGACACCAACTGGTTTGTAAACGTTCCGGGTAACCATGACATCGGATTCAGCGATTTGGTCAACTTGAAGGCTCGTAAACgtttcatcaagaactttggCAACCCCAATTCTATCACCACTATCAACAATGTAGACTTCATACTGTTGGATTCGTTGTCATTGTCATCGTCAGAAAGCCAAATCAACGCTCCAGCCAAAGAGTTCGTCAACAGCAATTATGGATCCAACATCGTCAAGACGAATCCCCGTGTGCTCTTGACTCATGTGCCTTTATATAGGGATCCTTCGCTTAGTTGTGGATCTTTGCGTGAAAGTACAGTTTTTGATGTAGAGGGAAAGGGCTATCAGTACAAGTCTACTATTGATAAATCCATTTCGGCGGATTTGCTCGAGAAAATCGAGCCTGATATCATCTTTACTGGTGACGACCATGACTACTGTGATATTGTTCATCCTGAAACAAAGTCACGGGAGATCACCGTGAAGTCCATCAGCATGGCTATGGGGATCCGATATCCTGCGGTACAGATGTTGTCGTTTACCAATTCAGAAAAGGAGGATCACGACGGTACTGACTTCAAGTACAATACCAATATCTGCTACGCCCAGACTCCATATGTAAATGTAGCGCATTACGTAACGTTTGCTGTGATATCAGGCTTGCTTATTCTCTGGTGGAATATCAAGCAGAGATCGGCTCGTTTAAGGTACTCGTCGATTCTCCCTATAAATGCTGATACGGTCAGCATCGAGCTCACGACTAATTCAAGCAAGATCCAGAACTTTCTTCGTGAacaagacgaagaagatctcAACACACCACCAGCCCTGGCGCATTCCGAGGGTTCGCATTCGTTGCCTACGGTTAAACCATTAAACATCCCCTTGTATACTTTCACCGGAACCCAATCTGGCTTCTTCGACAGCTCCCGTATAGGCCAGTTTGTAGCGGCACCGTTCAGACGGATGGCTGCTTTTCTGCGCAACTGGAATCTCGTGCCGTTTTTCAAGCATTCGCTTTTCATGGCTTTGGTGGTGATTTCCATCTACTACGTGGGTTTCTGCATGACACTATAA
- a CDS encoding predicted protein, which yields MVVDLYSVVHDIRYNWNYLAICYRQRYYSTNKNPRVIQTKLKNQTLISLRTFPQCKYLIKPGEFLALDSKNKVGREKYDVVENERDNQNNDINHYFVGFDDTFVERERKEMISRLVGTKRPSSAPDLVSLKRVVLGSSSCNCLCHDHPVNGDTKECEEAEEANLSKSSGVKDFFKGIIGYKKNEEGQLQGSSKVSAANSSICESIEKEQVPDIQPPFPVPKTRLFLNNLGSSSSLNSHGKDAEEKKIWQTVLNEVSLSAARISTGNKYTEIKNKISSPDFVVAKSQPKIGITNNENCCEISKADSADIFAEHLERAKAKYSEHFKLGPQSLSLNEIHRIDSREQVSAGSFCDHSELLGLYQYDTLCK from the coding sequence ATGGTTGTCGATTTATACAGTGTCGTTCATGACATCCGTTACAACTGGAACTACTTGGCTATTTGCTATAGACAACGTTACTACAGCACCAACAAGAACCCTCGTGTGATCCaaaccaagttgaaaaacCAGACGTTGATTTCGTTGAGAACTTTCCCTCAATGCAAATACTTGATCAAGCCAGGTGAGTTCCTAGCCTTGGATTCAAAAAACAAAGTTGGCCGTGAAAAGTACGACGTcgttgaaaatgaaagagaCAACCAAAATAACGACATCAACCACTACTTTGTTGGGTTCGACGATACATTTGTTGAAcgagaaagaaaggaaatgATTTCTCGACTTGTGGGCACCAAACGGCCGAGTAGTGCTCCTGACTTGGTTTCTTTAAAGAGAGTAGTTCTCGGAAGCAGCTCGTGCAACTGCCTCTGCCACGATCATCCAGTAAATGGCGATACAAAAGAATGCGAAGAAGCAGAGGAAGCCAACTTGTCAAAGTCGTCTGGCGTCAAggacttcttcaaaggaATCATTGgatacaagaagaatgaagaaggtCAACTACAAGGCAGCAGCAAGGTCTCTGCTGCCAACAGCAGTATATGCGAATCAATCGAGAAAGAGCAAGTACCAGACATCCAACCTCCATTTCCTGTGCCCAAAACGAGAttattcttgaacaacttaGGGTCAAGTTCACTGCTCAACTCGCACGGTAAAGATGctgaagagaaaaagatcTGGCAAACCGTGCTTAACGAAGTATCGTTATCAGCAGCCAGAATATCTACGGGAAACAAATATACCgagatcaagaacaaaatcaGCAGCCCTGACTTCGTTGTAGCTAAATCGCAGCCAAAGATTGGAATCACCAATAATGAGaattgctgcgaaatttcGAAAGCAGACTCGGCAGACATCTTTGCCGAGCATTTGGAGCGGGCTAAGGCAAAATACTCGGAACACTTTAAGCTCGGGCCACAGAGTTTGAGCCTCAACGAGATACATAGAATAGATTCTAGAGAGCAGGTTTCGGCAGGGTCTTTCTGCGACCATAGTGAGTTGTTGGGGTTGTACCAGTACGATACGTTGTGTAAGTAG